The following are encoded in a window of Candidatus Methylomirabilis tolerans genomic DNA:
- a CDS encoding ATP-binding protein, with translation MSGRRITLTITSDLQNVPLIGQAVERLCTLIPLSDIESHQIGLCVVEAVTNAIMHAYGNEAEHEVEVIFGQYPDHLLLQICDAGRTMDPKCLAPQAASPLDFDPGCLERIPERGLGLAIIRTTMDEVTYTTSHGTNILTLTKFLTSRQSREAPLRE, from the coding sequence TTGAGCGGCAGACGGATCACATTGACCATCACCAGCGACCTGCAGAATGTGCCGCTTATCGGTCAGGCGGTAGAGCGACTCTGCACCCTTATCCCGCTTTCTGATATCGAATCACACCAGATCGGGCTGTGTGTGGTCGAGGCCGTCACCAATGCCATCATGCACGCCTACGGCAATGAGGCAGAGCATGAGGTGGAGGTGATCTTCGGACAGTATCCCGATCACCTGCTCCTTCAAATCTGTGACGCGGGAAGGACCATGGACCCGAAGTGCCTCGCGCCCCAGGCCGCTTCGCCGCTCGACTTTGATCCCGGATGCCTGGAGCGAATTCCCGAAAGAGGGCTGGGACTTGCAATTATCAGGACAACCATGGACGAGGTCACGTATACGACATCCCATGGGACAAATATTCTGACCCTGACGAAGTTTCTTACATCACGTCAATCCAGAGAAGCGCCACTGAGGGAGTGA
- a CDS encoding STAS domain-containing protein, whose amino-acid sequence MQIEQRRAGDAWVVAPQEERLDARIATDFKERMAELIASGNTKIVLDLSKVEFIDSSGLGAIVSSLKRMGGRGDLVVCGLQETTMTLFRLTRMDRVFQIFDSEQQAVSALGGEKG is encoded by the coding sequence ATGCAGATCGAGCAGCGGAGAGCAGGTGACGCATGGGTGGTTGCACCGCAAGAGGAGCGGCTGGATGCCAGGATCGCGACTGATTTTAAGGAGCGGATGGCCGAACTGATCGCTTCCGGGAATACGAAGATCGTACTGGATCTCTCCAAGGTAGAGTTTATTGACAGCAGTGGCCTGGGAGCGATTGTCTCAAGCCTGAAGCGAATGGGAGGACGGGGGGATCTTGTCGTGTGCGGGTTGCAGGAGACCACCATGACCTTATTCCGGCTGACGAGAATGGATCGCGTCTTTCAGATCTTTGACAGTGAGCAGCAGGCCGTGTCAGCCCTGGGCGGCGAAAAAGGATAA
- a CDS encoding Hpt domain-containing protein: MGEQTTVVYVDEELADLIPEFLENRRRDVEQIKRMVQEGKYEDLTRLGHTMKGTGGGYGFPEISEIGREIEEASARGDRMTITTLCERLAAYLATVTVKVRRQE, translated from the coding sequence ATGGGGGAGCAGACGACTGTTGTCTATGTTGATGAGGAACTGGCAGACCTGATCCCGGAGTTTTTAGAAAATCGACGCCGGGATGTTGAACAGATCAAACGGATGGTCCAGGAAGGCAAGTATGAGGACCTCACGCGGCTCGGCCACACGATGAAAGGGACCGGAGGCGGCTATGGGTTCCCAGAGATCAGCGAGATAGGACGGGAGATCGAGGAAGCGAGTGCGCGGGGCGATCGAATGACCATCACGACGCTGTGCGAGCGGCTAGCAGCGTACCTGGCGACTGTCACGGTGAAGGTCCGACGGCAGGAATAG